A window of Rhododendron vialii isolate Sample 1 chromosome 11a, ASM3025357v1 contains these coding sequences:
- the LOC131307088 gene encoding uncharacterized protein LOC131307088 encodes MASKASQTMSLKILVEKEKNRVVFVEANKDFVDVLFSFLTIPLGTIIRLTREHFLKGEIGFNEVLLSSEHKGILLRPRCATDVYCRNLKVDLVECDESKYYMCRGSYCNIVSYYLTHCQCGESLTYEVNLLDPVPQGGSGFINPTVRFMVTDDFQVLPMSTTAGLSLLSNFGALDGSKIEERMLNVGKDEVLKLLKCSLASRTPFSDSILEPPFSKPMPMVNHGQYGPRMTNLSQRDADTRNEDEKINLKLIINRSNNRALYAEVEENFVDLLCSFLSFPIGYIFKEFPYLSFKGCMGNLYKSVQDFDVNKFFKSEEMKAILLNPKLAPGTSYGNKLIGIEKAVNLSRETLSSLVKNECRRKILESPLQEVKIGGGLVKGPSMFMVTDSLSIAPLSPISGIFLINRLKVPLSDIQELEVNMGKEETLRLLVASLVSRSALTDAFVRKGAKQET; translated from the exons ATGGCGAGCAAAGCTTCTCAAACAATGAGTTTGAAGATCCTTgtggagaaagagaaaaatcgaGTTGTTTTTGTGGAGGCAAACAAGGATTTTGTGGATGTTCTATTCAGCTTCCTTACAATACCTCTTGGAACAATTATCAGACTCACCCGTGAGCACTTTTTGAAGGGGGAGATTGGCT TTAATGAGGTCCTTTTATCAAGTGAGCACAAAGGGATACTTCTTCGTCCGCGATGTGCAACTGATGTCTACTGTAGGAACCTAAAGGTAGATTTGGTTGAATGTGACGAAAGCAAGTATTATATGTGCCGCGGTTCGTATTGTAATATTGTGAGCTACTACCTAACTCATTGCCAGTGTGGAGAATCCTTAACATACGAGGTAAATCTGTTAGACCCAGTTCCTCAAGGTGGAAGTGGATTTATAAACCCAACTGTGCGCTTCATGGTAACCGATGACTTTCAAGTGTTGCCTATGTCTACCACGGCTGGCTTGTCTCTGCTTAGCAATTTTGGAGCATTAGATGGGAGCAAAATCGAAGAGAGAATGCTGAACGTAGGAAAGGATGAG GTTCTGAAATTGCTCAAGTGTTCATTAGCGTCAAGGACACCTTTTTCTGACTCCATATTGGAACCTCCCTTCAGTAAGCCAATGCCCATGGTTAATCATGGACAATATGGACCGAGGATGACAAATCTATCTCAAAGAGATGCAGACACCCGAAACGAGGATGAAAAGATAAACTTGAAGCTTATCATAAACAGATCGAACAATAGGGCGCTGTACGCAGAAGTTGAAGAGAATTTTGTTGATCTCCTATGCAGTTTCCTCTCATTCCCAATCGGTTACATCTTTAAAGAATTTCCATATTTGTCCTTCAAGGGATGCATGGGCAATTTATACAAGAGTGTCCAAGATTTTGATGTCAACAAGTTCTTCAAATCAGAGGAGATGAAGGCAATTCTACTCAATCCAAAACTAGCCCCTGGTACCTCTTATGGCAACAAACTAATTGGTATTGAAAAAGCTGTAAACCTGTCACGTGAGACTCTTTCTTCCCTGGTCAAGAACGAATGCCGTCGTAAAATTTTAGAGTCCCCTCTGCAGGAAGTTAAAATTGGTGGCGGACTAGTGAAAGGACCGTCTATGTTCATGGTGACGGATAGTTTATCAATAGCACCTTTATCTCCAATCTCAGGCATATTTCTTATCAACAGATTAAAGGTACCTCTCAGCGACATTCAGGAATTGGAGGTGAATATGGGTAAGGAGGAG ACTTTGCGTCTCTTGGTGGCTTCGTTGGTGTCAAGATCTGCGTTGACTGATGCTTTTGTGCGCAAGGGGGCGAAGCAAGAAACCTGA